From one Candidatus Zixiibacteriota bacterium genomic stretch:
- a CDS encoding methyl-accepting chemotaxis protein gives MKLSFQLTQKLMLMMFVILVISMAGVTMISVYQSEKYLTELAQNDLAHMTAMAKNLCQVSAEQSKSAVQGLLSSTRKVFDARGGSSVVLQDGIMYAGGIGTGWTVNDNTEFVDWVNQNTGAYCTIFMKDGNRARRISTSVVDNQGKRAVGTYLSQEVYDAVIRDGKSFNGRAFVVDRWLVTAYEPIRDVSGSVVGCYFVGVEERSATLRTALLREKVGKTGYIYTMNSQGILQIHPAKEGSDLTTHDFAKEMVAKAPTLAADEIGWVYYDWINKELGETEARTKIVAYAYFPEWDWIIGVGSYLDEFTAPANSVRNSILLLGIICLVVSLIAGFFMARSIAGPIKEVARIAESMAQGDLSRTVHINSKDEIGVLARSFNAMINYLQGAAAAAERIAANDLTVTVEPRSDKDTFGHAFKKMLANFTDMIRQLSQNAQELVSAATEIASSSEEMPRGAKDQSDQVGQVSAAIEEMNAAIAESAKNAGSVSEASKRASDNASQGGCIVSETINGMHKIAEVVRQSAGSIGQLAEAADKIGEIIDVIDDIADQTNLLALNAAIEAARAGEQGRGFAVVADEVRKLAERTGKATGQITEMIKGIQNQTGDAVSSMESGIKEVETGRQLADQAGASLNEIVTMTQEVMAMIQQIATATEEQSASAEGVLKNIDYISSVTKETARGAEQSAAAAEELSRQADGLNRMVEKFRIKA, from the coding sequence ATGAAACTCAGTTTTCAACTCACCCAAAAGCTCATGCTGATGATGTTCGTCATCCTGGTCATTTCGATGGCGGGTGTGACCATGATCAGCGTGTATCAGTCCGAGAAGTACTTGACCGAACTCGCCCAGAACGATCTCGCGCACATGACGGCCATGGCCAAGAACCTGTGCCAGGTCAGCGCAGAGCAGTCCAAATCCGCCGTGCAGGGCCTGTTGTCCTCCACGCGCAAGGTATTCGATGCGCGCGGCGGCAGCAGTGTCGTGCTGCAGGACGGCATCATGTATGCCGGCGGTATCGGGACCGGCTGGACGGTCAATGACAACACGGAATTCGTCGACTGGGTCAACCAGAACACCGGTGCTTACTGCACGATCTTTATGAAAGACGGTAACCGGGCCCGGCGGATCTCCACCAGCGTTGTCGACAATCAGGGCAAGCGTGCCGTGGGAACGTACCTGTCGCAGGAAGTCTACGACGCCGTCATACGTGATGGCAAGTCGTTCAACGGGCGCGCCTTTGTCGTGGATCGCTGGCTTGTCACCGCCTACGAGCCGATTCGCGACGTCTCCGGAAGCGTCGTCGGCTGTTACTTCGTCGGCGTCGAGGAGCGGTCCGCCACATTGCGTACCGCCCTGCTGAGAGAGAAAGTCGGCAAGACCGGGTACATCTACACGATGAACTCACAGGGCATCCTGCAGATTCACCCGGCAAAAGAAGGTTCCGACTTGACCACGCATGATTTCGCCAAGGAAATGGTGGCGAAGGCGCCCACCCTGGCCGCGGATGAAATCGGATGGGTGTACTACGACTGGATCAACAAGGAACTGGGTGAGACGGAAGCGCGCACCAAAATCGTTGCTTACGCGTACTTCCCCGAATGGGACTGGATTATAGGTGTTGGCAGCTATCTCGATGAATTCACCGCCCCGGCCAACTCCGTCCGGAACTCCATTCTCCTGCTGGGCATCATCTGTCTGGTCGTCTCGCTGATAGCGGGCTTTTTTATGGCCCGGTCGATTGCCGGTCCGATCAAGGAAGTAGCCCGCATCGCCGAATCTATGGCGCAGGGCGACCTCTCCCGCACCGTCCATATCAACTCCAAGGATGAGATTGGCGTGCTCGCGAGGTCGTTTAACGCCATGATCAACTATCTGCAGGGTGCGGCAGCCGCCGCGGAGAGAATCGCCGCCAACGATCTCACCGTCACCGTGGAACCCCGCTCGGATAAAGACACGTTCGGCCACGCTTTCAAGAAAATGCTGGCCAACTTCACCGATATGATCCGCCAACTGTCTCAGAATGCCCAGGAACTGGTCAGCGCGGCAACCGAGATCGCGTCGTCCTCCGAGGAAATGCCCCGTGGCGCCAAAGACCAGTCCGACCAGGTCGGACAGGTCTCCGCGGCGATTGAAGAGATGAACGCGGCCATAGCGGAGTCCGCCAAAAACGCCGGCTCCGTTTCAGAGGCCTCCAAGCGCGCCTCCGACAACGCCTCGCAGGGCGGGTGTATTGTCAGTGAGACAATCAACGGCATGCACAAGATTGCCGAAGTCGTGCGGCAGTCCGCCGGGTCTATCGGCCAGCTCGCTGAGGCTGCCGACAAGATCGGTGAAATCATCGATGTGATCGACGACATCGCCGACCAGACCAACCTGCTTGCGCTCAATGCGGCGATCGAAGCCGCGCGGGCCGGTGAGCAGGGAAGAGGATTCGCCGTCGTGGCCGACGAAGTCCGCAAACTCGCCGAGCGTACCGGCAAAGCAACGGGCCAGATCACTGAAATGATCAAAGGCATTCAGAACCAGACCGGCGACGCCGTGTCGTCGATGGAGTCCGGTATCAAGGAAGTGGAAACCGGTCGTCAACTGGCCGACCAGGCCGGCGCCAGCCTCAACGAGATCGTCACGATGACACAGGAAGTCATGGCGATGATTCAGCAGATCGCCACTGCCACCGAAGAGCAGTCGGCCTCCGCCGAGGGTGTCCTGAAAAACATCGACTACATTTCCTCGGTCACCAAAGAAACCGCTCGCGGTGCCGAACAGTCGGCCGCCGCAGCCGAAGAACTGAGTCGACAGGCCGACGGCCTCAATCGCATGGTGGAGAAATTCCGTATCAAGGCCTGA
- a CDS encoding ABC transporter ATP-binding protein has protein sequence MTAKKSKVQRLWCYLRPYWGLELLTLFVMTIIAALALVLPGAVRYLIDDLIPTLLAGDSASPDITPIVMFGLFLVGVYLANVLFSWVRDYLAGYIGAHIIADMRTALFAHLQSLSLQFHQNNQVGEIMSRILSDVSRVQSLLTSTLLMFFTNILLLVAILIYLLNVNWYLTVIAIIPVPLTVVITSFYGRRLNRISRWLQEAIASLSGRIQESFTGIKTVKAFGQENREGGRLRTIVDRITRLYVQISVNTSLSVNVVQFISMLGPIVVLAWGTYLIAQGQMQLGALIAFYMLLTYLYSPVEGLASLHIEVKSAMASVDRIFEYLDIPATVVEPPNPVVLSQPRGEVELRHVRFAYEGSNGFRLEGINLRVAAREKVAIVGPSGSGKTTIINLIMRFFDPDDGTVTLDGVDLRNLSLTSLRSAISIVDQEPLLFRATIHDNIAFGVPTATEADVHAAARIANIGGFIDSLPDKYQHIVGERGVTISGGEKQRLCLARVILKNPAVVILDEATSALDANSEYLIQQALEQVLVDKTAIIIAHRLSTIKHVDRIVALDRGRIVDEGRHDVLMERSALYRELVAHQLKN, from the coding sequence ATGACGGCGAAAAAGAGCAAAGTCCAAAGGCTGTGGTGTTACCTCCGCCCCTACTGGGGTCTGGAGTTGCTGACGCTGTTCGTGATGACGATCATCGCGGCGCTCGCGCTCGTCCTTCCCGGCGCCGTCCGGTATCTTATCGATGATCTGATTCCGACGCTGCTTGCCGGAGACTCCGCCAGCCCCGATATCACACCGATCGTCATGTTCGGGCTGTTTCTGGTCGGTGTCTATCTGGCCAATGTATTGTTCTCCTGGGTCCGTGATTATCTCGCCGGTTATATCGGCGCGCACATCATCGCGGACATGCGAACCGCACTCTTCGCACACCTTCAGTCGCTCTCGCTGCAGTTCCATCAGAACAATCAGGTGGGGGAGATCATGTCGCGGATTCTCTCCGACGTCAGCCGCGTGCAGAGCCTGCTGACCTCGACGCTTCTGATGTTCTTCACCAACATTCTGCTGCTGGTGGCGATTCTGATCTACCTGCTGAACGTCAACTGGTACCTGACGGTTATTGCGATCATTCCCGTGCCGCTGACGGTGGTGATTACCTCGTTTTACGGCCGCCGCCTGAACAGGATCAGCCGGTGGTTGCAGGAAGCCATCGCTTCGCTGTCCGGGCGAATACAGGAGTCTTTTACCGGCATAAAGACGGTCAAGGCGTTCGGACAGGAAAACCGCGAGGGCGGCCGCCTCCGCACGATCGTCGACCGTATCACCCGGCTCTACGTCCAGATATCCGTCAATACCTCGCTCTCCGTCAATGTCGTGCAGTTCATTTCCATGCTGGGACCGATTGTCGTACTCGCCTGGGGAACGTATTTGATCGCACAGGGACAAATGCAGCTCGGCGCTCTGATCGCCTTCTATATGCTGTTGACCTATTTGTACAGTCCGGTCGAAGGGCTGGCATCGCTGCATATCGAGGTCAAGTCCGCGATGGCGTCGGTCGACCGCATCTTCGAGTACCTCGATATCCCCGCGACCGTTGTCGAGCCGCCGAACCCGGTCGTGCTGTCGCAGCCTCGAGGCGAGGTCGAGTTGCGACATGTGCGTTTCGCCTACGAGGGCAGTAACGGCTTTCGACTCGAAGGGATCAATCTGCGAGTGGCGGCGCGGGAGAAGGTTGCCATCGTCGGACCGTCGGGCTCCGGAAAAACTACAATCATCAATCTCATTATGCGGTTTTTCGATCCGGACGACGGGACGGTCACGCTTGACGGCGTCGACCTTCGCAACCTCTCGCTCACCAGTCTTCGCAGCGCCATATCCATCGTTGATCAGGAACCGCTGCTCTTTCGCGCCACAATCCATGACAACATAGCGTTCGGTGTGCCGACAGCGACCGAGGCCGACGTACATGCCGCGGCGCGGATCGCCAACATCGGCGGGTTCATCGACAGCTTGCCCGATAAATACCAACATATTGTCGGCGAGCGTGGCGTAACAATCTCCGGAGGCGAAAAACAACGACTGTGTCTGGCCCGCGTCATACTCAAAAACCCGGCCGTGGTGATACTCGATGAAGCTACCTCGGCGCTGGATGCCAACTCGGAGTACCTGATTCAACAGGCCCTCGAACAAGTCCTGGTTGACAAAACTGCAATTATCATTGCCCATCGCCTCTCTACGATCAAGCACGTCGACCGAATCGTAGCGCTCGATCGCGGACGAATTGTCGATGAGGGTCGTCACGACGTGTTGATGGAGCGTTCCGCCCTGTACCGCGAACTGGTCGCGCACCAGCTTAAGAACTGA
- a CDS encoding radical SAM protein, translating to MSEFQFYPQAVVWEITFACNMRCLHCGTAAGKKRPDELTTDEALALIDELCALGAVDITLSGGEPLLRTDWPLLAKRINDNGAKPYLITNGMAVTPEIVDTFVDVGLRNVGVSFDGVKKTHNFIRQREDSYDRVINAFHLMAANPRLKKFCALSQISNINLDEMETIRDILIDSGVPQWRIQMTTATGRMREHGNLVMSIENFPRFVDKILELKQDKRLDIDVGENIGYYGCKGTMLTDGHPYWGCFAGTRGLGIESNGDIKGCLSMPEQFVEGNIRTRSLTEIWNDPDAFAYNRKFKRESAGGFCKQCKYLPMCRAGCATTAVSASGSRGDNPYCIYRIEHGQGLHCQDNELITNLLTAVYRQIGEEMPAQ from the coding sequence ATGAGCGAGTTTCAGTTTTATCCGCAAGCCGTCGTCTGGGAGATCACGTTTGCCTGTAATATGCGTTGCCTCCACTGCGGCACGGCCGCCGGGAAGAAACGTCCCGACGAACTGACGACCGACGAAGCCCTGGCCCTGATCGACGAGTTATGCGCGCTCGGGGCGGTGGACATCACCCTCTCCGGCGGCGAACCGCTGCTTCGCACTGATTGGCCCCTGCTGGCTAAACGAATCAACGACAACGGCGCGAAACCGTACCTGATCACCAACGGTATGGCGGTCACGCCGGAGATTGTCGATACCTTCGTCGATGTCGGCCTTCGCAATGTCGGCGTCAGTTTCGACGGCGTCAAAAAGACCCACAACTTCATCCGGCAGCGCGAGGACAGTTACGACCGGGTGATCAACGCGTTCCATCTGATGGCCGCCAACCCCCGGTTGAAAAAATTCTGCGCCCTGAGCCAGATCTCCAACATCAACCTCGACGAGATGGAGACGATCCGCGATATCCTTATCGACAGCGGTGTGCCGCAGTGGCGCATCCAGATGACCACGGCCACCGGCCGCATGAGGGAACACGGCAATCTCGTCATGTCGATCGAGAACTTCCCGCGTTTCGTTGACAAGATCCTCGAACTGAAACAGGACAAGCGGCTGGATATCGATGTCGGCGAGAATATCGGTTACTACGGCTGTAAGGGAACGATGTTGACTGACGGCCACCCGTACTGGGGATGTTTTGCCGGAACGCGGGGACTCGGGATCGAGTCCAACGGCGATATCAAGGGATGCCTGTCGATGCCCGAGCAGTTCGTCGAGGGCAATATCCGCACGCGTTCCCTTACCGAGATCTGGAACGACCCCGACGCCTTCGCGTACAACCGCAAATTCAAGCGAGAGTCCGCCGGCGGTTTCTGCAAGCAGTGCAAGTATCTGCCGATGTGCCGGGCCGGCTGTGCGACGACGGCAGTTTCCGCATCCGGGTCGCGGGGCGACAACCCTTACTGTATATACCGGATTGAGCACGGGCAGGGGCTGCATTGCCAGGACAATGAGCTGATTACCAACCTGCTGACCGCGGTTTATCGGCAGATCGGCGAGGAGATGCCGGCTCAGTGA
- a CDS encoding radical SAM protein codes for MTDENYAAYCALAAKLGNGESPSFTEAEQQLLQQLIYGRFLYDDARDELRSYKFLHRRTRFETSTLGLVIAPTMACNMACRYCFEGNKRGRMSTEVIDSLIAFVNRQAAQLKHLDVCWYGGEPLLAMDIIERLTAAFLEVGTSHGIPYDASMISNGYLLTRETVDRLTELHVRQVQVTLDGPSHIHNRKRPLKNGKESFDRIIENITYASGLMSISVRVNVDRTFTADMVQQLLDELARAGLQERVAVNFGKIESATTACANIADQCYENRDFAAIEAAFYRILLDNGFRIESLPSPSATVCMSQQVNSFLIDHEGYLYRCFNYVGDLSRATGNIKEPIDFHHENFQRLFAFDPFEDEKCRDCTILPICMGGCPARRAEGVASGDQLCDSWKHNLQPMLEIIARERQQRMQAAVEEKS; via the coding sequence ATGACCGATGAAAACTACGCTGCCTACTGCGCGCTCGCCGCGAAACTGGGCAACGGCGAGTCGCCATCCTTTACCGAGGCCGAGCAGCAGTTGCTGCAGCAGCTGATTTACGGCCGGTTTTTATACGACGACGCGCGCGACGAACTCCGTTCCTACAAATTCCTCCACCGCCGGACGCGGTTTGAAACCAGCACGCTCGGCCTCGTCATCGCCCCCACGATGGCCTGTAACATGGCGTGCCGGTACTGTTTCGAGGGCAACAAGCGAGGCCGGATGTCGACCGAGGTGATCGACAGCCTGATTGCCTTCGTGAACCGTCAGGCTGCGCAGCTCAAGCATCTCGACGTCTGCTGGTATGGCGGCGAACCCTTGCTGGCCATGGATATTATCGAGCGGCTGACCGCCGCGTTCCTTGAGGTCGGCACGTCACACGGCATTCCGTACGACGCATCGATGATCAGCAACGGCTATCTGCTTACGCGCGAGACTGTCGATCGACTCACCGAGCTGCACGTTCGGCAGGTGCAGGTCACGCTCGACGGACCGTCGCATATCCACAACCGCAAGCGGCCGCTGAAGAACGGCAAGGAAAGCTTCGATCGGATAATCGAGAATATCACGTATGCCAGCGGGCTGATGTCGATCAGCGTCCGCGTTAATGTCGACCGCACGTTCACCGCCGATATGGTGCAGCAGTTGCTCGACGAGCTTGCGCGAGCCGGGCTGCAAGAGCGGGTGGCGGTCAATTTCGGCAAGATCGAGTCAGCCACCACGGCATGCGCCAATATCGCAGACCAGTGCTACGAGAACCGGGATTTCGCCGCGATAGAGGCGGCGTTTTACCGAATTCTGCTCGATAACGGATTTCGGATCGAGTCGCTGCCGTCGCCGTCAGCGACCGTCTGCATGTCGCAGCAGGTCAACTCGTTTCTGATCGACCACGAGGGCTACCTGTACCGATGCTTCAATTATGTCGGCGACCTGTCCAGGGCGACCGGGAACATCAAAGAGCCTATCGACTTCCATCATGAAAATTTCCAGCGCCTCTTCGCCTTCGATCCATTCGAGGACGAGAAGTGCCGCGACTGCACGATACTGCCCATCTGCATGGGCGGATGTCCCGCCCGCCGCGCCGAAGGCGTCGCCTCCGGCGACCAGCTGTGCGACAGCTGGAAGCACAACCTTCAACCGATGCTCGAAATAATCGCACGCGAACGACAGCAGCGGATGCAAGCCGCTGTGGAGGAGAAGTCATGA
- a CDS encoding sodium ion-translocating decarboxylase subunit beta, which yields METFLEFLQAGAIYNFTWGNLSMLIIGCCFIYLGISRNYEPLLLVPIGFGMLVGNIPLRWGELLSIYEEGSVLSILYQGVTQGWYPPLIFLGIGAMTDFSCMLASPRLILLGAAAQAGIFLTIIAAVMLGFSVTDAAAIGIIGGADGPTAIFLASKLAPHLLGAIAVSAYSYMALVPVIQPPIIMLLTTKKERLIRMPPAKPVSKRLRILFPIIAFLITAFAAPGALNLLGFLFFGNLLKESGVTERLAATARTAFIDIITILLGLTVGASTDASRFLTPDSIKIFGLGAASFALATASGVLFAKLMNLFLKNKINPIIGAAGVSAVPHSARVCQVIGAREDPFNYLIMHAMAPNVAGVIGSAVAAGVLLATFG from the coding sequence ATGGAAACCTTCCTCGAATTCCTGCAGGCCGGCGCGATATACAACTTCACGTGGGGCAACCTGAGCATGCTCATCATCGGCTGCTGCTTCATCTACCTTGGTATCTCCAGGAACTATGAGCCGCTCCTGCTGGTCCCGATCGGGTTCGGCATGCTGGTGGGCAATATTCCGCTGCGGTGGGGGGAGCTTCTCAGCATCTACGAAGAAGGCAGCGTGCTGTCGATATTGTACCAGGGCGTCACACAGGGGTGGTATCCGCCGCTGATCTTTCTCGGGATCGGCGCGATGACCGACTTTTCGTGCATGCTCGCCAGTCCGCGGCTGATCCTGCTCGGCGCCGCCGCGCAGGCGGGCATATTCCTGACCATCATCGCGGCCGTGATGCTCGGCTTCTCGGTTACCGATGCGGCGGCAATCGGTATTATCGGCGGGGCGGACGGTCCGACTGCGATTTTCCTGGCGTCGAAACTTGCACCCCATCTGCTCGGGGCGATCGCCGTTTCGGCATACTCGTACATGGCGCTGGTGCCGGTGATCCAGCCGCCGATCATCATGCTGCTGACGACTAAGAAGGAGCGCCTCATCCGCATGCCGCCCGCAAAGCCGGTCAGCAAGCGGCTGCGGATACTTTTTCCGATTATCGCCTTTCTTATCACGGCGTTTGCCGCGCCCGGCGCGCTTAACCTGCTCGGCTTCCTGTTTTTCGGAAACTTGCTGAAGGAATCCGGCGTCACCGAGCGACTTGCCGCCACCGCGCGTACCGCTTTTATCGACATCATCACGATCCTGCTCGGTTTGACCGTCGGGGCTTCGACCGACGCCAGTCGGTTTCTGACGCCCGACTCGATCAAGATTTTCGGGCTTGGCGCGGCGTCGTTTGCCTTAGCGACGGCGTCGGGCGTGCTCTTCGCCAAGCTGATGAATCTGTTTCTGAAGAACAAGATCAACCCTATCATCGGTGCGGCGGGCGTCTCCGCTGTTCCACACTCGGCGCGGGTTTGCCAGGTGATCGGGGCCCGCGAAGATCCTTTCAACTACCTGATCATGCATGCCATGGCGCCCAATGTGGCGGGCGTGATCGGTTCGGCCGTCGCCGCCGGCGTCCTGCTGGCGACGTTTGGTTGA
- a CDS encoding biotin/lipoyl-containing protein — translation MKLRITVHGVAYEVDVDVLDAGEGFPASAPVPRPRSKSAQPQPSADPAARPAAPDTASSNQGGVASPIAGTIVEIKCKVGDSVAKGQVLLMIEAMKMKTSIAAPAAGKVKSIPIAVGDSVRENQMLVVFE, via the coding sequence GTGAAACTCAGAATAACGGTTCATGGTGTGGCATACGAAGTCGATGTGGATGTACTGGACGCGGGCGAGGGATTCCCTGCTTCGGCTCCGGTCCCCCGGCCCCGCTCGAAATCCGCGCAGCCTCAGCCATCGGCTGATCCGGCCGCACGACCCGCCGCGCCGGACACCGCGTCGTCGAATCAGGGTGGTGTCGCCTCGCCGATCGCGGGCACCATTGTCGAGATCAAGTGCAAGGTTGGTGATTCGGTCGCAAAGGGACAGGTGCTGCTGATGATCGAAGCGATGAAGATGAAGACGTCAATCGCCGCGCCCGCCGCCGGAAAGGTGAAAAGCATTCCGATAGCCGTGGGTGATTCGGTGCGCGAAAACCAGATGCTGGTGGTATTCGAATAA
- a CDS encoding OadG family protein yields MSEELRFGLELTVIGVSIVLGVLWIITGSVSLIRLVDQRWQANEKRAEEEATEREPTIDSTTLVLIAAACATMIQGRFYIRRVRRLMPSTAQTGVWSMQGRAILHGSHVIPKKR; encoded by the coding sequence ATGAGCGAGGAATTGAGATTCGGCCTTGAACTGACCGTGATCGGCGTGAGCATCGTCCTGGGCGTCCTGTGGATTATAACCGGCTCGGTGTCATTGATCCGGCTGGTCGATCAGCGCTGGCAGGCAAACGAAAAACGCGCCGAGGAAGAGGCGACCGAGCGGGAACCCACCATCGATAGCACGACCCTGGTGCTGATCGCTGCGGCATGCGCCACCATGATCCAGGGACGGTTCTATATTCGTCGCGTCCGCCGCCTCATGCCGAGCACCGCGCAGACGGGCGTTTGGTCGATGCAGGGGCGCGCCATTTTGCATGGTTCACACGTGATTCCCAAGAAACGGTGA
- a CDS encoding acyl-CoA carboxylase subunit beta, which produces MTKSKITDLRKRRAKLSQGGGPDRVAKQHEIGKLTARERIDLLFEEGTFRESLLWIKHRCTAFGMADKDFPGEGVVTGHGICDGRPVYVASQDFTVAGGSVGEMTGRKIREAMDAALKTGDPFVMINDGGGARIQEGVDSLSGYGQIFYRNVLLSGVVPQISIIAGPCAGGAAYSPALTDFIIQVRSVGQMYITGPLVIKQVTGEEITAEQLGGVESTAHYSGVVHFVAEDDEDAINLTRRILSFLPSNNTEDPPFRADLHEEEVFADESLNSVVPEDSSEPYDMHDVITRIVDQGDFLEVQEHFAPNIIVGFGRLTGYTVGIVANQPMVKAGVLDIDSSDKASRFIRFCNAFNIPILTFVDVPGFMPGVQQEYSGIIRHGAKMLFAYASATVPKITTVVRKAYGGAYLAMCAKSMGADTLIAWPSAEIAVMGAEGAVGVLYRKEIADAADAEQARKDKIQEYKDIFANPYVAAGHGLVDEIVEPAETRPYVAQALEVLKAKRELRPQKKHGLIPL; this is translated from the coding sequence ATGACGAAGTCCAAAATAACCGATCTGAGAAAACGACGGGCGAAACTCAGCCAGGGCGGGGGGCCCGACCGCGTAGCCAAGCAGCACGAAATCGGCAAGCTGACGGCGAGGGAACGAATTGACCTGCTGTTCGAGGAAGGGACGTTTCGCGAGTCGCTGCTGTGGATAAAACACCGATGTACTGCATTCGGCATGGCCGACAAGGACTTCCCGGGAGAGGGCGTAGTGACCGGCCACGGAATCTGTGATGGTCGCCCCGTGTATGTGGCCAGTCAGGACTTCACTGTAGCGGGCGGATCGGTCGGTGAAATGACCGGGAGAAAGATTCGTGAGGCGATGGATGCCGCATTGAAGACGGGCGACCCGTTCGTGATGATCAACGACGGCGGGGGCGCGCGTATCCAGGAAGGGGTTGATTCGCTTTCCGGATACGGTCAAATCTTCTACCGCAACGTGCTGCTCTCGGGCGTGGTGCCGCAGATCAGCATTATCGCGGGCCCGTGCGCCGGCGGCGCTGCATATTCGCCCGCGCTCACTGACTTTATCATCCAGGTACGCAGCGTAGGGCAGATGTACATCACCGGTCCGCTGGTAATCAAACAGGTGACCGGCGAGGAGATTACCGCCGAGCAACTCGGCGGCGTCGAAAGTACCGCCCACTATTCGGGCGTCGTGCATTTCGTCGCCGAGGACGACGAAGATGCGATAAATCTGACTCGGCGCATTCTGTCGTTTTTGCCCAGCAACAACACCGAGGATCCCCCGTTCCGGGCGGACCTGCACGAGGAAGAGGTGTTTGCGGATGAGTCGCTCAACAGCGTCGTCCCGGAGGACTCGTCCGAGCCATACGACATGCATGACGTCATCACCCGCATCGTCGACCAGGGAGATTTCCTCGAAGTCCAGGAGCATTTCGCTCCGAACATCATTGTCGGGTTTGGTCGACTGACCGGGTACACGGTTGGCATCGTGGCGAACCAGCCCATGGTCAAGGCCGGGGTGCTTGACATCGACTCCTCCGACAAAGCATCGCGCTTTATCCGCTTCTGCAACGCGTTCAATATTCCGATCCTGACGTTTGTCGATGTACCGGGCTTCATGCCCGGCGTGCAGCAGGAGTACAGCGGCATCATCAGGCACGGCGCCAAGATGCTGTTCGCGTACGCATCGGCAACCGTACCGAAAATCACGACCGTGGTCCGCAAGGCGTACGGTGGTGCGTACCTCGCCATGTGCGCGAAAAGCATGGGAGCGGACACGCTGATCGCGTGGCCGTCGGCGGAAATCGCCGTCATGGGAGCGGAAGGCGCGGTCGGGGTGTTATATCGCAAGGAAATCGCCGACGCTGCCGATGCGGAGCAGGCGCGCAAGGACAAGATTCAGGAATACAAAGACATATTCGCCAACCCGTATGTGGCGGCCGGTCACGGGCTGGTCGACGAAATCGTCGAACCCGCCGAAACCCGTCCCTATGTCGCACAGGCGCTCGAAGTCCTGAAGGCCAAACGGGAACTCCGTCCGCAGAAGAAGCACGGGCTGATTCCGCTGTAG
- a CDS encoding DUF2569 domain-containing protein, whose translation MLNDTTGPKGLGGWLILPALGLFLTPFLIGSRLFSDFLPLFTDGTWTALTNPGSEYYLPGWGALLLFEIMGNVFLIVLDLVLVGLFFMESPRFPILFICFLAFNALFTVVDLMWARAIIPLDAQMGLDGLHKVTRALGGAVVWIPYMVRSRRVKNTFAHKRPVFVYGTAGASEGDPSAKPPVPPTSLPQVPDTNQPGVPDQDQRVIEQYRAGQ comes from the coding sequence ATGCTTAATGACACTACGGGACCCAAAGGACTTGGCGGTTGGCTGATACTACCTGCGCTGGGTCTTTTTCTGACGCCGTTTCTGATCGGCTCGCGGCTTTTCAGCGATTTTCTGCCCTTGTTCACCGACGGAACGTGGACGGCCCTGACGAATCCCGGATCGGAGTACTACCTGCCGGGATGGGGAGCCCTCCTGCTGTTCGAAATCATGGGCAACGTCTTTCTGATAGTGCTCGATCTTGTGTTGGTGGGCCTGTTTTTCATGGAGTCGCCGCGATTCCCCATTCTGTTCATTTGCTTTCTCGCTTTTAACGCTCTCTTCACCGTTGTAGACCTCATGTGGGCGCGTGCGATTATCCCGCTTGACGCGCAGATGGGACTCGACGGACTTCATAAAGTGACGCGGGCCCTGGGCGGTGCGGTCGTGTGGATTCCGTACATGGTCAGATCGAGGCGGGTGAAAAACACATTCGCGCACAAACGTCCGGTGTTTGTCTATGGAACGGCCGGCGCGAGTGAGGGCGATCCTTCCGCTAAGCCGCCGGTCCCGCCGACCAGTCTGCCGCAGGTACCGGATACGAACCAGCCCGGGGTACCTGACCAGGATCAGCGGGTAATAGAACAGTACCGAGCGGGGCAGTAG